The Porites lutea chromosome 11, jaPorLute2.1, whole genome shotgun sequence genome includes a region encoding these proteins:
- the LOC140953067 gene encoding cytochrome P450 1A2-like, with amino-acid sequence MFWEYLDEIFSAHSFLIISVALVIIWLSLRYAWPSSDGKPPGPWSLPVIGNIFLFGKAPHKNVTRLAQHYGRIFSMKLGSREVIILNDIDTVKEALLQRGSDFSSRPPLHSFITSSRGERTVAFTVFGPKYAKNKRAAELAMRAILDNDTYLSSTVLRETHALIKSFLNSEESRFDPSFLLRFLACSLQFRLFFGDTLRDSYVKKAQFMMDGSTDFIENSAVGNGVDFMPWMKRLFKKQVQKLDESVAELVDFVRKLYVLLKRDSGLQVSSAGETSFCKALEQVVQDKGALEFGNEHLVDENDDDNSSHFDDERLINIAAESFGGGYEKLSTALRWAIAYLVSHRDVQTELQRELRQVKGSSPLSLHDRDKLPLLEATILEVLRMSSFMPFALPHCTTRDTTVSGYPLPKGSIVFINLWACSRDPNYFDRPDEFNPYRFMDDKRLNIVRSPCFLAFSAGDRKCPGETYAKSVLFLVLGTLLQKLSLRNGTEDPIEDTFGMMVRPRPYKIHVETV; translated from the coding sequence ATGTTCTGGGAATACCTAGACGAAATCTTTTCGGCCCATTCCTTTCTCATCATTTCTGTCGCCCTTGTGATTATTTGGTTGTCCTTAAGATATGCTTGGCCGTCGTCAGATGGAAAACCACCTGGTCCTTGGAGCTTACCCGTTATTGGCAACATATTCCTGTTCGGTAAAGCTCCTCACAAGAACGTCACAAGGCTCGCACAACATTACGGAAGAATCTTCTCCATGAAACTTGGAAGTCGGGAGGTCATTATTCTTAACGACATCGATACTGTGAAAGAGGCTCTGCTTCAAAGAGGCTCTGACTTCTCGTCTCGTCCTCCCCTGCACAGTTTCATCACTTCAAGTCGAGGTGAGAGAACAGTCGCGTTTACCGTTTTTGGGCCCAAATACGCCAAGAACAAACGAGCGGCGGAGCTAGCCATGCGAGCCATCCTTGACAATGACACTTACCTCTCCAGTACTGTCCTCAGAGAAACGCATGCTTTGATCAAGAGTTTCCTGAACTCTGAAGAGAGCCGGTTTGATCCTTCTTTTCTGCTGAGATTCTTGGCCTGCAGTTTgcagtttcgtttgttttttggCGATACGTTGCGAGATTCGTATGTGAAGAAAGCACAATTCATGATGGATGGATCGACTGACTTTATAGAAAACAGTGCGGTAGGAAATGGCGTGGACTTCATGCCATGGATGAAGAGACTGTTCAAGAAACAAGTACAGAAGTTGGACGAATCCGTGGCTGAACTTGTAGACTTTGTTAGGAAATTGTACGTTTTGCTGAAAAGGGACTCGGGTTTACAAGTGAGCAGTGCTGGAGAGACTAGCTTTTGCAAAGCACTGGAACAGGTGGTACAAGACAAGGGGGCGTTGGAGTTCGGAAATGAACACTTAGTAGACGAAAACGATGATGACAACTCAAGCCACTTTGACGACGAAAGGCTGATTAACATAGCAGCTGAGAGCTTTGGTGGAGGATATGAAAAGTTATCCACCGCTCTTCGCTGGGCCATAGCATATCTAGTGTCACACCGAGATGTGCAGACTGAGCTGCAAAGAGAGCTTCGGCAGGTTAAGGGATCTTCGCCTTTGTCTCTTCACGATAGAGACAAACTGCCTCTCTTGGAGGCGACAATTCTGGAAGTCCTTCGAATGAGCAGCTTCATGCCTTTTGCCTTACCCCATTGCACGACCCGAGACACCACTGTGTCAGGATACCCTCTGCCCAAAGGATCCATCGTATTTATAAATCTTTGGGCATGTTCTCGAGACCCCAATTACTTTGACAGACCAGACGAGTTCAACCCCTATCGTTTCATGGACGACAAGAGACTGAACATTGTTCGCTCTCCTTGCTTCCTGGCGTTTTCTGCAGGGGACAGAAAATGTCCCGGAGAGACCTATGCAAAGTCAGTCCTTTTCCTGGTGCTGGGTACTTTGCTGCAGAAGCTTTCACTTCGTAATGGAACCGAGGACCCAATTGAAGATACCTTTGGAATGATGGTTCGCCCCAGGCCATACAAGATCCACGTTGAAACTGTTTAG